Within the Salinibacterium sp. TMP30 genome, the region ATAGTTTTGGCTGCGGATATGAGCGGTGACCATGAAATTGGTGGTGACGGGGATGCTGCTAACCGAGCGGAGCAGTGCCGCTTCGCCGCGGTAGTAGTCGAGCAGTTCATCCGAGCTGAAGCGTGAGAAGTCGATGCGCTGCGCAGGGTTTGTTGACGAGAGCGTCGCCCGCGGAGGAAGTATTTGGTTCCACTCGCTGTAGCGCTGGCTCCAGAAGGCGGTGCCCCATGCCTGGTTGAGCGCGTCAACAGTTGTGTAGCGGGCGCGAAGCCATTCGCGGAACGCGGCTGCTGAGGTGTCGCAGTAGCAGTGCGCGTTGTGGCATCCCAGTTCGTTGGAGACGTGCCACAGGGCGAGCGCTGGGTGCGAGCTATAGCGTTCGGCAACTTTCGCGACGAGGCCCAATGCTGCAGAACGGAACTCGGGCGAGCTCGGGCACCAGGCTTGGCGGCCGCCAGGCCAGCGGCGAGTGCCGTCGGCTGCGGTGGGCAAAATTTCGGGGTGGAGGGTGGTGAGCCAGGCGGGCGGTGATGAGGTTCCGGTGCCCAAATTGACGCGGATGCCCGCAGAGTGCAGCAGATCCATAATCGTATCGAGGCGGTCGAAGTTGTACTCTCCCTGCCGCGGCTCAATTTCTGCCCAACCAAAGATGTTGATTGCGACGAGGCTGACGCCGGCTTCACGCATGAGCGCGACATCCTGGTGCCAGACGCTTTCCGACCACTGCTCGGGGTTGTAGTCACACCCGAGCACCACTGAATCGGGTGACCAGCTCGCGGCGCGATCTGCGCGGGATGTGGTCACACGTGCCTCCTTTGGCATCTGACTCGACTGCTTGTGCTCTGAGTCTTTATTCTGCGGACGTTTTTCTGTGAACGTGCACAGAATCTGCCCCGAAAGAACCTGCGTGGTTTTCTGGGAGCGTGCACAGACTATGCGAGCCCTCATCGACGTGTCAAGCGTTCGGCGTGTCTGGGAGCGTGAACAGTCCCGCAAACTCGGGCAACCCACACACCGCTGCGAGCGCTAGCATGGAGCCATGGCAACCCCACGGGCTCGGCAACGCCGCGCGACAATTTTCGATGTCGCAGCAGAAGCGAACGTTTCCCGCGGCACCGTCTCGCGACTACTCAACGGTGAGCCCTACGTCTCAGACTCTGCCCGCGATGCAGTCGAGAAAGCGATCGCCAAAGTCGGTTACGTGCGCAATATGGCCGCCCGCAACCTCGCCACCCAGCGCTCCAAGGCAATCGCGCTCATCGTGCACGAACCTCACTCGGTATTTCTCGAAGACCCCAACATTGGTGCGATTCTGCTCGGCACTAACGAGCGACTCTCCGAAGCCGACTATCAGCTTGTGTGCCTCATCATCGGATCCGACCGCGACAGCACTCGCATCGCCGAATACCTGCGCGGCGGATTCGTCGACGGCGCCGTCATCGTCTCGGCACGCGAACACGATCCCATCGCCGACGCCATCGCCCACATTGGTCTTCCCGCGGTTTTCGTTGGCCACCCCGAGAGCGCCCCAGAAATGCCCTACGTGGGCATCGACAACCGCAGTGCCGCGCGCGATATCACCCGCGAACTACTTGCCACCGGTCGCAAACGCGTGGGAATGATTGCTGCCGCCCTCGACCGCGACTCCGGTAGCGAACGACTGGCCGGCTTTCGGGATGCTATGGGTGACGACTTCGACGAAAGTCTGGTTGTCGATTTTCCGCTCTACTCCCGCACCAGCGGCGTCGAGGGAATGGAAACCCTCCTCGAACGCGCTGGCGACATTGATGGCGTGTTTGCGGCATCCGATGCTGTTGCCGCTGGCGCGATGGATGTGTTGCGGGAGCACGGGCGATCGGTGCCGGGAGATGTCGGAATCGTCGGCTTCGACGACAGCGACTGGGCGCTTCGGTGCCAACCTCAGCTATCGACGGTGCGACAGCCTGCCGACTTGCTCGGCCGTGAGGCGGCGTCGATGGTGCTTGAACTGGTAAACGGCCTCACCCCGGAGTCGCCGGGGCGAATCTTGCCCACCGAGATCAGATTACGCGGTTCCGCTTAAGACTGCGCGGTTCAGCTTAAAGCTGCGCGGCTCAGCCTGCGACTGAGCGGTTCAGGCTAGGGCTGTGTCGTCGCGTCGACGAGAGCCGCAGCCTTGGCGCGCTCTTCTGCCTCGATCTTGGCGTAGCTGGTGCGCTCGGTGCGGTCGGAGCGAATGATTGCCGCCATCACGATCCAAAAAATCACCCCAACAGCAATTGTGGGCACGACGGAGAAGATCGCGTTCGACCAGAATTCTTGAGGCACGTATTTAGCCTAACCGTTCAGCAGCGTGACAATGGCGATGAGTACAACAAGTCCCACGAGAGTCACAGTCATGATGAGCCGCGACGATTTGCGGTCCACTACTGCGCCTTCACGAACATGCCAACGATCCCGGTAGCAATCATGAATACACCAGCACCGGTCACCAGAATCCACAGCGTAACGCGCAGGGGCGTGATCGCTGAGGTCTTGCGGGGTTCGATCACCACTGCTACTTCACCAGCGGGAAGAGAATTGTTTCGCGAATACCCAAACCGGTGATCGCCATCAACAGGCGGTCGACACCAACACCGATGCCACCGCTCGGCGGCATGCCGTGCTCGAGCGCACGAAGGAAGTCTTCATCGAGGCGCATCGCTTCAACATCGCCCTGACTAGCCAAGAGCGATTGCTCAACAAAACGTTCCCGTTGGATGACCGGGTCTACGAGCTCCGAGTAGCCGGTTGCCAACTCGAACCCACGAATGTAGAGGTCCCACTTTTCAACAACACCCTCGATGCTGCGGTGGTCACGCACGAGCGGGCTCGTGTCAACCGGAAAGTCCATGACGAAGGTAGGGCGGTCGAGTCCCGGCTTGACGTAGTGCTCCCACAGCTCTTCCACGTACTTGCCGTGGGTGGGTTGGGTGACCTCGATGTCGACGGCATCGGCAAGCTTCTTGAGCTCGTCGACAGGCATCTGCGGGGTGACGCTGAGGCCAGCCGCTGCGTTGAGCGAGTCATACATCGAGATGCGTGCCCAGTCACCGCCGAGGTCGTACTCGGTGCCGTCAGCGAGCGTAACGAGCATCGAGTCGGCCACAGCGAGAGCCGCATTCTGCACGAGCTCCTGGGTGAGGTCAGCCATCTGGTTGTAGTCGCCGTAGGCCTGATAGGCCTCGACCATGGCGAATTCGGGTGAATGGGTAGAGTCGGCACCTTCGTTGCGAAAGTTGCGGTTGATTTCGAACGCGCGCTCAATGCCACCAACGACGGCGCGCTTGAGGAACAGTTCGGGCGCGATGCGAAGGTACAGCTCAGTGTCGAATGCGTTGGAGTGGGTCACGAACGGTCGAGCGGATGCCCCGCCGTGCATCGTCTGCAGCATCGGTGTTTCGACTTCGAGGTAGTCGTGCTCGGCGAATGTTGCGCGCAGGCTCGCGTTGACCTTGGCCCGGGCACGCACCGTGAAACGGGCCTGCTCACGAACAATGAGGTCGAGGTAGCGGCTGCGAACACGCTGTTCGTCGCTCAAGTCTTTGTGGAGGTTGGGCAGCGGAAGCACAGCCTTGGCCGCGATCTTCCACTCCGTGACCATGACCGACAGCTCACCGCGACGACTAGAGATGATCTCACCGCTGACGAACAGGTGGTCACCGAGGTCGACGAGCTCTTTCCACTGCGCGAGGGCGTCTTCGCCAATCTCAGCAAGTGAAACCATGACCTGGATGCGCTGGCCGTCGCCTGCCTGCAACGATGCGAAGCACAGCTTGCCGGTGTTGCGAAGGTGCACAATGCGGCCCGCAAGCCCCACAATGTCGCCGGTAGTGTCATCCGCTTCAAGCGAAGGATACTTGGCTCGCACAGCAGGAATGCTCGTGGTGATCGCTACGCCTACCGGGTACGCCTCGGCACCAGAATCGATGAGTCGCTGACGCTTCTCAAGCCGAACAGCTTTCTGTTCAGAAACTTCGGCCTCGGTGGGATCTGGAGCGTTTGCGGCGTCATTCACGCCTTCAATCGTAGCCGGGATGGAACTACCTCGCCGCGCCCCAGAATCAGCCCACAAACTACCCGACGTAGAGCGAAGAGTTGTCGATCAGACGGGTGTCTCCGACACGCGCGGCGACGATTGCCGTTGCCGGCCCACGGAAGCCATCAGGCACCGGCATGAAGGTGTCAGTGTCGACAACCGAGAAGTAGTCGAGCTCAGCCCGTGACTCCCCCATGAGTGCACCCTGCGCTGCCGCAATAACAGCATCGAGGCCACTATCGGCAGCCGAGGTCGCCGCCTTCAGGGCGGTCGACAGAATGGTCGCGGCTTCCCGCTGGCTGGCATCCAAGAACTGGTTGCGGCTCGAGAGCGCGAGTCCGTCGTCTTGGCGAACGGTTTCGATAATTTCGAGGCGAACCGGGATGTTGAGGTCGGTGATCATGCGGCGAACCAAGAAGAGTTGCTGGGCATCTTTCTGGCCGAACGTCACGAAGTGCGGTGAGGTGATCGCGAGCATCTTGGCAACTACCGTGAGCACGCCATCGAAGTGACCCGCGCGGGCCTTACCTTCGAACATAGTGCCGATCTGGCCCGCAGAGATTGTGGTCGAGGTCGGCCCCTTTGGATACATTTCTTCGACACTGGGAGCGAACACGTAGGGAACACCGAGCTCGCCCAACAAATCGAGGTCGACATCCATGGTGCGCGGATACTTGTCAATATCCTCGTTGGCACCGAACTGGGTCGGGTTGACAAAGATCGACACAATGCGCACATCGGCAAGCTCGGCCGCGCGCTCAACGTGAGCCACATGCCCCGCATGCAACGCACCTAGCGTGGGAGTAAGGGCGATCGTTCGACCAGCAGCACGCTCATGCATCGCCAGATCGCGCATGCCCGCGACGGTCTCAATAACTTGCGGGCGGGAGTGTGAACTCACGAGGGATCCTCCTGTGAATGGGGCCTCGAATCGGGGTCGAACGAGGAAAGGTCGATCGTAGTCGCAGTTGCGCCCGCGAGCGCACTTTCCACCGACGACCGCAGCAAGGGGCCCAACACTCGGGCAGGATTTTCGACCCCGACGTTCGCCAGCAAATCGAGTGATTGCCCCACAATTGCGGCCGAAAAACTGGTAGCCGTACTGACAGCCTCAGCCCAAGCGGCGCGCTCATTTTCCGCGACCACAATCGGCTCAGCACCCATCTCGACGACGAGAGCCTGAGCGATCGGCAATACCGGTGTCGGCGCGCTCACGGCGCAGTACGCCTCATGCAGCCGGGTGAGGTCAAGGCTTGTTCCCGTGAATACCATCGCCGGATGCACCGCCAAGGGAATTGCACCAGCAGCGAGGGCAGGAGCAAGCGCTCCATAACCGAGTCCCGGTGCCGTGTGCAGCACGAGTTGTCCCGGCTGCCACACCCCGGCAGCGGCAAGACCACTGGTAAACGACTCGATCTCCGACTCGGGAATCGCCAAAATTACGAGCTCGCTTCGCTCAACAAGGGTGGGGATGTCGAGCACAGGAACGTCGGGCAAAATCGCGCTCGCACGCTCCAGGTTTCGCTCGGACGTCGCCGCGATCCCCACGATTGCGTGCCCTGCCCCGGCGAGCGCCGCCCCAAGAATCGGGCCCACCTTGCCGGCGCCGATGATGCCAATGCCGAGTCGGCCTGCTGCCTGTGCCACTACGGGGTTGCCTCCGGGGTTGCCCCTGAGTTTGCCCCAGGGGGTACCTCCGGGGTTGCCCCAGGGGGTACCTCCGGGGTTGCCCCAGGGGGTACCTCCGGGGTTGCCCCTGAGTTTGCCTCTGAGTTGTCGGCAGTGCGCTCCGTGCTCCCACTGCGCCAGCGATGGCTCGTATCGACGCTGGCGGACTGCACCGCAGCATGCGAAACTTCGGTGAAGAATGCGATGACATCACTGCGCTCCAAGGCGCCAATGGTCGCCGAGATCGGGCCGGCAACGGTGTGCACCCGCAATTCCGCGAGACGCATCCGACGCAGAAGCGGGCCTTCAGCCATGCTGACACTCTGCATGCGCGCTTGAGGAACGAGCACAAGTGAACGCCAGATCGCGCCCTTGCGGAGAGCAACAGCATCCGAAATCATGACAAAACCGTTGCGGCGCCATGAGAACCAGCGCAGCACGGCGGCTCGCTTTGGCGAAGTCACGTAGGCGTCATCATGGGCACCAGCGGCGAGCCCAGCTTCGAGCAACTCGCGCGATTCAGCATCGGCGAGGCTCGGCAGAATCAACTGCAGCACGCGGTGCACGTCATCCATATCCCCCACGGGAAGCAGTGTGGTTTTCGCATTCGCTTGACCAGAGCTTGAGGCCTGCGAAGCAGTATTAATCTTGATCTCCCACCACCCGGCCAGCCGCCAGAGAAGCGGCTGAGAAACCTCGACGGCGTGAATGCGGCCCGGAGGCAACGTCTCATTGGTCGTTGAGAGCAGCCCGTAGCCGACACGGATACCGTCTTGGGTTGAGGCGATCGAATAGCGCAGAGAGCGGGTCAGCCGGGAGAGGAGGTAACCAAAAAGTCCGAGCACGCCTGGCAAAAATGCGAACAACCAGAGGTAATCACCGGAGATCGAAATCGTTACGATGATGCCGATAGCAACCGCGACCGCGATGATGGTTGCTTCACTCAACACGAGCGAACCAATCAGTCGGGGAATTCGGATGCGCACAATCGACTCTGGCGGCGCCGCATCCGGGTCGAGCTCGGGAGCCAAAAACTCGTTCACTCGCTGCTCAATGAGCCCACCCTCAGGGCTCGCAGCTGCTTCGGATGCCTCAACGGCGCGGGTTCCCGAAGCGAGCTGCAAGATCGCGCGCCGCAAATTGTCTGCTCCGCGGGAGCCAAGGTATGACAGCTCAACATTGGCGTCTTGACCGGCCACGTTTACCTCAAGTTTGGCCGCGCCAAACAGACGGGCAACAAGTGGACGCGAAATATTGATGCCCTGAATACGGTCAAGCCGACCACGGCGGTTGGTGCGGAACAGAATGCCGCTGCGCACCTCGACAACTTCATCAGTGATGCGGAAGGTGTGCATCCGCCAAGAAAAGTAGAACCCCAGTACGCTCAGAACGAGAACCGCAAGCACAATCAGGACTGCCGGAATCAACAATCCAAACTCTGCAAGTTGAGAGAACGGATCAAACTCATTGCGGCTGTTGAAGAGCGTCTCGATAAAGAAATCGCGCGCGTTCACAATGATCACACCGATGATCGCCAAGAGCGCGATGCCTCCCCGCAGCAGTGGGGTTGCGGGATGCAGCCTGTGCCATTCGCCGTCGGCGAGGCGCTGAGCTTCAGCCGGCAAACTGCCGACACTCGCGGCGGGTGCTACCGACTCGTTCGCGGGGGACGCGTTCGCGGTGTGATCGTTCGCGGGGAGCTCGCTCACAACCCGGCCCTGCGACTCTCTGCCAGCGCAACGAGTGTGTCTCTCAACTCCTCCGCGTCCTGCTCGGGCAAACCAGGAATGACCACACCGGTGGATGCCGCAGCAGTCACAAATTTGAGTTCGCTCAGCCCCACAGCACGATCGAGGGGTCCGCGGTTAATGTCGACGAGCTGCATGCGACCATAGGGCACAGCAACCACGCGTCGGAACATCAACCCGCGTCGAAACACCAGGTCATCGGCACGCAGCATGTAGCCAATGGCGCGCACGCGTCGCGGGGTGAGAAGGATGTTGATGAGGAAAATAATTCCCAGTGAGATGGGGATAGCCGCTAGCCATTGAATACCCGAGATAAAGGTGGGGATCGAGCTTGCGGCCGAGAGAATCAGCCCAAAGATGATGAGGCCAACAACCTCAACGACCACGTATTTGCGGGAAACTCCGCGCCACTCGGTGTCAGGTAGGTCCAGTCGCTCGGTCACGCTGCTCCTTGGGGGTCCATCGGATTCTGCGACGATGAATCTTCATCGTCGGGCGGGATCGTGCACAAGTGTTCGGCAACGAGTCCTGCGATCAGTAACCCTATCGCGGCGCCAGAAACGACCAAACTAGCCGTAATGGTTCCCGCTCCAGGCGAGACAGTGCGGCTCAGCAAGTAGACGGCAATCGCTACAGCGGAGCCGCCGAGTAGCGCTCCCGAAAAGCTTGAGGCCTTGGCTAAGACCACAACGCGGAGAGCATAAAACGGGTTGACCCGCGCCCGGCGCAGTCCCCGCGAGGAACGATAGATGGGAACGGCGAGCACAACCACAACAACGGCGATGACGAACAGCGAAATTGCGAGCGAAATCGACGGGATCACAATTGGTCGACCCGATGCTGTCAGCAGCACTTCAAGGAGCCAGCCCGCGGCAGCGCCGACGGCCGCCAGCGTGATCAGGTGCAGTGGCGAGGTGCGGCTCACCACAGTGGTTCCGCCTCAAACTCGGTGGCGTCATTCTCGATCCCCGCGAGCAGGTCTGCCGCGCGCCCCACCCCGGGAAGGCTCGCATCGGGGTCGAGCTGCAGCCACGGCACGAGAACAAAAGCGCGCTCGGCGGCCCGCGGATGGGGAATCGACAGCAGTTCATCATCCACCAGCAGGTGCGCAAAGGTCACAATGTCGATGTCGAGAGTGCGATCGCCCCAGCGTTCTTCGCGCACACGGCCCTGCTCGGTTTCGATGCGCTGCAACTGCGTGAGCAGGGCGTGGGGCTCCAGCGCGCTGCGCGCTAACAGGATCGCATTCAGATATGCGGGCGCCGAGTGGTCGACGCCGAAAACCTTCAGCGCTGGGGTCTGCACAATACTGGATGCGGCATCCACCGATACGCCGTTGATACGAGAGATGGCGTGCACGGCGTCGCGCAGCGTCGATTCGCGATCGCCCAGGTTGCTGCCGAGGGCAAGCACGAGTGGCAATTCGACGCGGAGGCGTTGCTGCCGAATCACGAGAGCCGTTGTGGATCTGCGCTAAAGCCAGCGGGGTGGCCGGGTGCTGCGCGGTGACGCGTGATCGTGACCGACACATCAGCAAACGGCACGGTGATCGGGGCCGACGGCTTGTGGATGGTGATCTTGGTGCTAACCGCAGCCTCATAAGCAAGAACAATGGCCGCCACTCGCTCCGCCACTGTCTCAATGAGATCAACAGGATCGCCTTCCACCGCGGCGACGATCTGCTCCGCCAATTCTCCATAGTGAACGGTGCGGTTCAACTCGTCAGAGAGCGATGCGGGCGACAGGTCAAGGTAGACCGTGGCATCCACAACAAAGATCTGACCGTCTCGACGTTCGTGGTCGAACACTCCGTGAAAAGCTGTGGCACGCAGCCCGGTGAGGGTGAGTTCGTCCAGCGCGGGATTCATCGTTTTTTTCCCTTCTGCATCGCTGTGTACACGGAAAGTGCAACCTGTGTTGACGGTACATCGTGCACCCGAACACCCCAAGCGCCTGCCTCCGCCGCGATGTTACTTATCACTGCGGTAGCAAGATCTCGATCGGTGGTTGGTGCATCCGGTGGTAAAAGTTTGCCGAGAAAACGTTTGCGCGATGCACCAATGAGGAGGGGGTAGCCGAGCGACGACAGTTCGTCGAATCGCGCCAGCAGGGCCCAATTATGGCGGGCCGATTTGGCAAAGCCGAGACCAGGATCGAGCACGACACGGTCAGGGTTGATCCCCCACACCATCATTTCGGCCAAGCGGTCTTTGAGTTCGGTGCGTACATCGCTGACGACATCGTCGTAGTGCGCCAAATTAGCCATCTCAGTACTGTGCCCACGCCAGTGCATCGCAATATAGATCAGGTCGGTTGCGGCAACAGTTCGATACATCTCTGTGTCAGCAAGACCCCCCGAGACATCATTGATGATGGATGCTCCGGCCTTCGCCGCGGCCAGTGCAGTCTCGGCATTCATCGTATCGATGCTCACGGTCACCCCCTCAGCGGCCAGTGCTTCGATCACCGGGATGACTCGCACCTGCTCTTGGGCTGCCGGCACACGCTCAGCACCGGGACGCGTCGACTCTCCGCCGACATCCACCACATCGGCTCCCCGATCACGAAGTTCAATGCCGCGCGCGATTGCCCGATCAACATGCTCGAATTGACCGCCATCGCTAAAGGAATCTGGGGTCACATTGAGAATGCCCATAACCCGCGGAACGGGCACGGTGGGCCTTCTACGCATTGTGGCCTCTGCTGCCAATGAGCGCCATCACTTCGGCGCGCTCAACAGAGTTGTTTAGCACTCCGCGAGAGGCGAGGGTGACGGTTGAGCTTGAGGTCTGGCGTGGTCCGCGAGTAGAGACACACCCGTGCACGGCGTCAATGACCACGAGCACACCGCGTGGTGAGAGCCCCTCGTCGATGGCGTCAGCGATCTCTTCCGTGAGCCGCTCTTGCAGTTGAGCGCGCGCCGAAATCGTCTCCACTACCCTGGCGAGATTACCGAGGCCGATTATCCGCTCATCCGGAACGTAGGCCACATGAGCTACACCAAGAAATGGCAGCAAATGGTGTTCACACATCGACCGAAACTCGATGTCCCGCAGAACCACAAGCTCTCCGGTCTGGTCGGCTTTCGCCGTGAACTCGATGCTGTCAGAGAGATGGTCGACCGCGTTGACAGTGTTGCCAGCAAAGAACTCGGAGTACGCCTCGGCGACCCGGCGCGGCGTGGCGGTGAGGCCGGCCCGCTCAGGGTCTTCACCCACGGCAGCCAGCATTTCGGCTACCGCAGCTTCGATGCGTGCGAGGTCAATTGACATTGCGCGCCTAGGCTGTCGCGACGCCCGGCGACTTGCGTGGCCGTGGCTTACGTGCCGGCTTCGACGGTGTGCTGTCGTCACTCTCTGCTACGCCAGTTGTCGCGACGCGCCTCTTGGGCACCTTCACGGGCGGAAGCTGAGAGACGGGACGCGCATCGCTGGAGAGCCACTGCGGGCGCTCAGGCAGTTTCGCAATACCCTTGAAGATCTTCTCAAGCTCGACGTGGTCGAGCGTCTCTTTCTCGAGCAGCTCGAGCGCAAGCTTGTCGAGCACCTTACGGTTCTCGTTGAGCATCTGCCATGCCTCGTCGTGAGCGTGATCGATTAGTACGCGCACTTCTTCGTCAATGATTTTGGCCAACTCGTCTGAGTACTCTCGAGTTGCCCCCATGTCACGGCCCATGAACGGTTCGCCCGATCCGGTGCCCAGCTTCACGGAACCAATTCGGGCACTCATGCCATATTCGGTCACCATTCGGCGAGCAATCGATGTCGCTTTTTCGATGTCGTTGGATGCCCCAGTGGTCGGGTCGTGGAACACGATTTCTTCGGCAACACGGCCACCCATCGCGTAGGCAAGTTGATCGAGCAACTCGTTGCGCGTGACGGAGTACTTGTCTTCGAGCGGCATGACCATCGTGTAACCGAGGGCACGACCACGAGGAAGAATCGTGATCTTGGTGACGGGATCGGTGTTGCGCATCGACGCAGCAGCTACCGCATGACCACCCTCGTGGTAGGCGGTGATGAGCTTCTCTTTGTCATTCATGAGGCGCGAACGACGCTGAGGGCCCGCCATGACGCGGTCTACGGCCTCGTCGAGTGCACGGTTGTCGATGAGCTGGGCGTTGGAGCGCGCAGTCAAAAGTGCAGCCTCGTTGAGCACGTTAGCGAGATCGGCACCGGTGAACCCCGGAGTCTTGCGAGCAAGAACCTCAAGATCAACACTCTCGGCCATGGGCTTGCCCTTACCGTGCACCTCAAGGATCTGCTTGCGACCCATCATGTCGGGCGCATCCACACCAATCTGGCGGTCGAAACGACCAGGACGCAGCAGTGCAGGGTCGAGAACGTCAGGGCGGTTTGTTGCAGCGATGAGGATAACGTTGGCGTTCACATCGAAGCCATCCATCTCCACCAGAAGCTGGTTGAGGGTCTGCTCACGCTCGTCGTTACCGCCACCGATACCGGCACCACGGTGACGACCAACAGCATCGATCTCATCGATAAAGATGATCGCGGGAGCGTTCTGCTTTGCCTGCTCGAAGAGGTCGCGAACGCGGCTTGCACCGACACCCACAAACATCTCAACGAAGTCAGAACCGGAGATTGTGTAGAACGGCACGCCAGCTTCACCCGCGGTGGCCTTAGCCAGCAGGGTCTTACCGGTTCCGGGAGGGCCGTACAGCAGTACGCCCTTCGGGATGCGGGCGCCAACGGCCAAGAACTTCGCCGGCTCTTTCAGGAAGTCTTTGATTTCTTCCAGCTCTTCGATGGCCTCGTCGGCACCAGCGACATCCGCAAACGTTGCCTGCGGGGTGTCTTTGCCCACAAGCTTGGCTTTCGACTTGCCAAACTGCATGACCTTGCCGCCGCCACCCTGCATGCGGCTAAAGATGAAGAAGAAGATGATGCCGATGATGAGGAACGGCAGCATGATCGACAAGAACGACATGAAGAAGTTCTCTTGCGGAACCTGGTCGTTGAACTTTTTGACGTCTGCGCCATTGACCGCGGAAACGATCTCGGTGCCGCGTGGTGCGACGTAGT harbors:
- a CDS encoding LacI family DNA-binding transcriptional regulator, whose translation is MATPRARQRRATIFDVAAEANVSRGTVSRLLNGEPYVSDSARDAVEKAIAKVGYVRNMAARNLATQRSKAIALIVHEPHSVFLEDPNIGAILLGTNERLSEADYQLVCLIIGSDRDSTRIAEYLRGGFVDGAVIVSAREHDPIADAIAHIGLPAVFVGHPESAPEMPYVGIDNRSAARDITRELLATGRKRVGMIAAALDRDSGSERLAGFRDAMGDDFDESLVVDFPLYSRTSGVEGMETLLERAGDIDGVFAASDAVAAGAMDVLREHGRSVPGDVGIVGFDDSDWALRCQPQLSTVRQPADLLGREAASMVLELVNGLTPESPGRILPTEIRLRGSA
- the lysS gene encoding lysine--tRNA ligase; protein product: MNDAANAPDPTEAEVSEQKAVRLEKRQRLIDSGAEAYPVGVAITTSIPAVRAKYPSLEADDTTGDIVGLAGRIVHLRNTGKLCFASLQAGDGQRIQVMVSLAEIGEDALAQWKELVDLGDHLFVSGEIISSRRGELSVMVTEWKIAAKAVLPLPNLHKDLSDEQRVRSRYLDLIVREQARFTVRARAKVNASLRATFAEHDYLEVETPMLQTMHGGASARPFVTHSNAFDTELYLRIAPELFLKRAVVGGIERAFEINRNFRNEGADSTHSPEFAMVEAYQAYGDYNQMADLTQELVQNAALAVADSMLVTLADGTEYDLGGDWARISMYDSLNAAAGLSVTPQMPVDELKKLADAVDIEVTQPTHGKYVEELWEHYVKPGLDRPTFVMDFPVDTSPLVRDHRSIEGVVEKWDLYIRGFELATGYSELVDPVIQRERFVEQSLLASQGDVEAMRLDEDFLRALEHGMPPSGGIGVGVDRLLMAITGLGIRETILFPLVK
- the panC gene encoding pantoate--beta-alanine ligase; translated protein: MSSHSRPQVIETVAGMRDLAMHERAAGRTIALTPTLGALHAGHVAHVERAAELADVRIVSIFVNPTQFGANEDIDKYPRTMDVDLDLLGELGVPYVFAPSVEEMYPKGPTSTTISAGQIGTMFEGKARAGHFDGVLTVVAKMLAITSPHFVTFGQKDAQQLFLVRRMITDLNIPVRLEIIETVRQDDGLALSSRNQFLDASQREAATILSTALKAATSAADSGLDAVIAAAQGALMGESRAELDYFSVVDTDTFMPVPDGFRGPATAIVAARVGDTRLIDNSSLYVG
- a CDS encoding DUF2520 domain-containing protein; translated protein: MAQAAGRLGIGIIGAGKVGPILGAALAGAGHAIVGIAATSERNLERASAILPDVPVLDIPTLVERSELVILAIPESEIESFTSGLAAAGVWQPGQLVLHTAPGLGYGALAPALAAGAIPLAVHPAMVFTGTSLDLTRLHEAYCAVSAPTPVLPIAQALVVEMGAEPIVVAENERAAWAEAVSTATSFSAAIVGQSLDLLANVGVENPARVLGPLLRSSVESALAGATATTIDLSSFDPDSRPHSQEDPS
- a CDS encoding PH domain-containing protein is translated as MSELPANDHTANASPANESVAPAASVGSLPAEAQRLADGEWHRLHPATPLLRGGIALLAIIGVIIVNARDFFIETLFNSRNEFDPFSQLAEFGLLIPAVLIVLAVLVLSVLGFYFSWRMHTFRITDEVVEVRSGILFRTNRRGRLDRIQGINISRPLVARLFGAAKLEVNVAGQDANVELSYLGSRGADNLRRAILQLASGTRAVEASEAAASPEGGLIEQRVNEFLAPELDPDAAPPESIVRIRIPRLIGSLVLSEATIIAVAVAIGIIVTISISGDYLWLFAFLPGVLGLFGYLLSRLTRSLRYSIASTQDGIRVGYGLLSTTNETLPPGRIHAVEVSQPLLWRLAGWWEIKINTASQASSSGQANAKTTLLPVGDMDDVHRVLQLILPSLADAESRELLEAGLAAGAHDDAYVTSPKRAAVLRWFSWRRNGFVMISDAVALRKGAIWRSLVLVPQARMQSVSMAEGPLLRRMRLAELRVHTVAGPISATIGALERSDVIAFFTEVSHAAVQSASVDTSHRWRSGSTERTADNSEANSGATPEVPPGATPEVPPGATPEVPPGANSGATPEATP
- a CDS encoding PH domain-containing protein, which codes for MTERLDLPDTEWRGVSRKYVVVEVVGLIIFGLILSAASSIPTFISGIQWLAAIPISLGIIFLINILLTPRRVRAIGYMLRADDLVFRRGLMFRRVVAVPYGRMQLVDINRGPLDRAVGLSELKFVTAAASTGVVIPGLPEQDAEELRDTLVALAESRRAGL
- a CDS encoding DUF3180 domain-containing protein — translated: MVSRTSPLHLITLAAVGAAAGWLLEVLLTASGRPIVIPSISLAISLFVIAVVVVVLAVPIYRSSRGLRRARVNPFYALRVVVLAKASSFSGALLGGSAVAIAVYLLSRTVSPGAGTITASLVVSGAAIGLLIAGLVAEHLCTIPPDDEDSSSQNPMDPQGAA
- the folK gene encoding 2-amino-4-hydroxy-6-hydroxymethyldihydropteridine diphosphokinase, with product MIRQQRLRVELPLVLALGSNLGDRESTLRDAVHAISRINGVSVDAASSIVQTPALKVFGVDHSAPAYLNAILLARSALEPHALLTQLQRIETEQGRVREERWGDRTLDIDIVTFAHLLVDDELLSIPHPRAAERAFVLVPWLQLDPDASLPGVGRAADLLAGIENDATEFEAEPLW
- the folB gene encoding dihydroneopterin aldolase; translated protein: MNPALDELTLTGLRATAFHGVFDHERRDGQIFVVDATVYLDLSPASLSDELNRTVHYGELAEQIVAAVEGDPVDLIETVAERVAAIVLAYEAAVSTKITIHKPSAPITVPFADVSVTITRHRAAPGHPAGFSADPQRLS
- the folP gene encoding dihydropteroate synthase — protein: MPVPRVMGILNVTPDSFSDGGQFEHVDRAIARGIELRDRGADVVDVGGESTRPGAERVPAAQEQVRVIPVIEALAAEGVTVSIDTMNAETALAAAKAGASIINDVSGGLADTEMYRTVAATDLIYIAMHWRGHSTEMANLAHYDDVVSDVRTELKDRLAEMMVWGINPDRVVLDPGLGFAKSARHNWALLARFDELSSLGYPLLIGASRKRFLGKLLPPDAPTTDRDLATAVISNIAAEAGAWGVRVHDVPSTQVALSVYTAMQKGKKR